Proteins encoded within one genomic window of Streptomyces sp. NBC_01314:
- a CDS encoding nuclear transport factor 2 family protein codes for MSDTPTAVDLFQRSLDRFLAKDMKGWADLCAEDVVAEFPFAPEGSPRRLEGRAALYEYLRGYPEVIDVAELPSVKVYATDDPNVAIGEWSASGRVLANGNPYEMSYATFVTFRDGLIVSYREYWNPQAFLAALGGGGF; via the coding sequence ATGAGTGACACCCCCACCGCCGTGGACCTGTTCCAGCGCAGCCTGGACAGGTTCCTCGCCAAGGACATGAAGGGCTGGGCGGACCTGTGCGCCGAGGACGTCGTCGCCGAGTTCCCCTTCGCCCCTGAGGGCTCCCCGAGGAGGCTGGAGGGCCGCGCCGCCCTCTACGAGTACCTGCGCGGCTACCCCGAGGTCATCGACGTGGCCGAGCTCCCCTCGGTGAAGGTCTATGCGACCGACGACCCGAATGTGGCCATCGGGGAATGGAGCGCCTCCGGCCGGGTCCTGGCCAACGGGAACCCCTACGAGATGTCGTACGCCACCTTCGTGACGTTCCGTGACGGCCTGATCGTCAGCTACCGCGAGTACTGGAACCCGCAGGCGTTCCTGGCGGCCCTGGGCGGCGGAGGCTTCTAG
- a CDS encoding MarR family winged helix-turn-helix transcriptional regulator, which yields MTDAPEEMVRRSALARTAPVSFGLFALGRALHGYGAELLSDIGLHAGQELILMQLFDRDGQTQAELQQAVGLEHSTVSRSIRRMEEAGLLVREPSSSDRRAMIVSLSEQGEAMRQPIAGVWSTLERLAVEVIQATGQESFMTTAAELERAYTAARRC from the coding sequence ATGACTGATGCACCGGAGGAGATGGTGCGCCGATCCGCCCTGGCAAGAACTGCTCCCGTGAGTTTCGGGCTGTTCGCGCTCGGCCGCGCCTTGCACGGTTACGGCGCCGAGTTGCTCTCCGACATCGGTCTGCACGCCGGGCAGGAACTCATCCTCATGCAACTGTTCGACAGGGACGGCCAGACCCAGGCCGAACTCCAACAGGCCGTCGGACTGGAGCACTCGACGGTGTCGCGGTCGATCAGGCGCATGGAAGAGGCCGGCCTGCTCGTTCGCGAGCCGTCCAGCAGCGACCGACGGGCCATGATCGTCTCCCTCTCCGAGCAGGGAGAAGCAATGCGCCAGCCAATCGCCGGCGTGTGGTCGACCCTTGAGCGGCTCGCCGTGGAAGTGATCCAGGCGACCGGACAGGAAAGCTTCATGACCACGGCGGCGGAGCTGGAACGCGCCTACACGGCCGCCCGCCGCTGCTGA
- a CDS encoding NmrA/HSCARG family protein translates to MSDHKIIAVTGATGSQGGGAARAILADPDSGFTVRALTRNPDSPAARELAALGAEVVRADFYDELSVHQAFEGAYGAFLVTNFWAHGSAAKEIEEVNVLVRAAKAAGLKHVVWSTLEDTRELLPLDDERMPVLQDKYNVPHFDAKGEANNLFREAGVPTTFLNTTFFFQGFLAQMGPQRGEDGVLTLTLPLEDGKLLSGVDADDIGLTALGIFKAGERLVGETVGLAGDHLTGAQYAATFEAAFGEPVHFQSVPYDVFRSLDIPAAEEIANMFQYYGDFDQEFTGSRDLDKVRELNPALKTFDAWLADNAPKIKKS, encoded by the coding sequence ATGAGCGACCACAAGATCATCGCGGTCACCGGGGCGACCGGGTCCCAGGGTGGTGGTGCCGCGCGGGCGATCCTCGCCGACCCGGATTCGGGTTTCACGGTGCGCGCGCTCACCAGGAACCCCGACTCGCCCGCCGCCCGGGAACTGGCCGCGCTCGGTGCCGAGGTCGTCCGGGCGGACTTCTATGACGAGCTGAGCGTGCACCAGGCGTTCGAGGGTGCCTACGGCGCTTTCCTGGTCACCAACTTCTGGGCGCACGGCTCGGCGGCGAAGGAGATCGAGGAGGTCAACGTGCTGGTCCGGGCTGCCAAGGCCGCCGGGCTGAAGCACGTGGTGTGGTCGACGCTGGAGGACACCCGCGAGCTGCTGCCGCTGGACGACGAGCGGATGCCGGTCCTCCAGGACAAGTACAACGTGCCGCACTTCGACGCCAAGGGCGAGGCCAACAACCTCTTCCGCGAGGCCGGCGTGCCCACCACCTTCCTGAACACCACCTTCTTCTTCCAGGGCTTCCTGGCCCAGATGGGCCCCCAGCGCGGCGAGGACGGCGTACTGACGCTGACCCTGCCGCTGGAGGACGGCAAGCTGCTTTCCGGTGTGGACGCCGACGACATCGGCCTGACCGCTCTCGGCATCTTCAAGGCCGGCGAGCGCCTCGTCGGCGAGACCGTGGGCCTGGCCGGCGACCATCTGACCGGTGCGCAGTACGCGGCGACGTTCGAGGCCGCGTTCGGGGAGCCGGTGCACTTCCAGTCGGTGCCCTACGACGTCTTCCGCTCGCTCGACATCCCGGCCGCCGAGGAGATCGCCAACATGTTCCAGTACTACGGCGACTTCGACCAGGAGTTCACCGGCAGCCGCGACCTGGACAAGGTGCGGGAACTTAACCCGGCGCTCAAGACCTTCGACGCCTGGCTGGCCGACAACGCCCCGAAGATCAAGAAGAGCTGA
- a CDS encoding MarR family winged helix-turn-helix transcriptional regulator yields MSDPEGLTQAQLHAWRDFSAMQAALVGRLNTHLQEDSRLSSADYAVLVALSEAPGGRARPGALGRAMDWEKSRLSHHISRMERRGLLRRQEAESSRYSDVALTDAGRAAIEAAAQRHVAHVRAWFVDAMTPDQLTAFGQMCEAVLTRVNTSAQDPCRLGCQTSAETTTTWPRPRTTPGGEAE; encoded by the coding sequence ATGAGTGACCCCGAAGGGCTGACCCAGGCCCAGCTGCATGCGTGGCGGGACTTCAGCGCCATGCAGGCGGCGCTGGTCGGACGCTTGAACACGCACCTCCAGGAGGACAGTCGGCTGTCCTCCGCCGACTACGCGGTCCTGGTGGCACTCTCCGAAGCGCCCGGGGGGCGGGCCCGGCCCGGCGCCCTGGGCAGGGCAATGGACTGGGAGAAGAGCCGCCTCTCCCACCACATCAGCCGCATGGAACGGCGTGGACTGCTGCGCCGCCAGGAGGCTGAGAGCAGCAGGTATTCCGACGTCGCCCTGACCGACGCCGGACGCGCCGCCATAGAGGCTGCCGCACAGCGCCATGTGGCCCACGTACGCGCATGGTTCGTCGATGCGATGACCCCGGACCAGCTCACCGCGTTCGGCCAGATGTGCGAAGCGGTGCTGACCCGGGTGAACACCTCGGCGCAGGACCCCTGCCGCCTGGGCTGCCAGACCTCCGCGGAGACGACCACCACCTGGCCGCGGCCGCGAACGACACCCGGAGGCGAAGCCGAATGA
- a CDS encoding MarR family winged helix-turn-helix transcriptional regulator: MTDTPRWLTESEQHAWRSFVRLQEKLLGRLAREVQAECGLSQADYGVLVRLTEVPEGRQRLLELAKAVEWEKSRMSHHINRMTKRGLVAREEYADDARVAFVVVTPAGREALAAAAPRHVERVRRLFIDPLSPAELAMFAQISNLILEGLEDDRA; encoded by the coding sequence ATGACCGACACACCGCGCTGGCTCACCGAGTCGGAGCAGCACGCCTGGCGCAGCTTCGTACGGCTGCAGGAAAAGCTCCTCGGTCGGCTGGCCCGCGAGGTACAGGCGGAGTGCGGCCTGTCCCAGGCCGACTACGGAGTACTCGTCCGCCTCACCGAGGTACCCGAGGGCCGGCAGCGCCTGCTGGAACTCGCCAAGGCGGTGGAGTGGGAGAAGAGCCGGATGTCCCACCACATCAACCGGATGACCAAGCGCGGTCTGGTCGCCCGGGAGGAGTATGCCGATGACGCGCGCGTGGCGTTCGTCGTCGTCACGCCCGCCGGCCGCGAGGCCCTCGCGGCCGCCGCCCCCCGCCATGTCGAGCGGGTCCGCCGCCTTTTCATCGACCCGCTCAGCCCGGCGGAGCTCGCCATGTTCGCCCAGATCTCGAACCTCATCCTCGAAGGCCTGGAGGACGACCGCGCGTGA